A genomic window from Peromyscus maniculatus bairdii isolate BWxNUB_F1_BW_parent chromosome 1, HU_Pman_BW_mat_3.1, whole genome shotgun sequence includes:
- the LOC102907122 gene encoding uncharacterized protein C2orf78 homolog, with protein sequence MAENFQSAPFFGKECVLQPSVPGLRNAMPLAGSVCNFSRVSIPAVSAAWLLPSDSSTCCQQLVDSAYPYLPVGTTMVTALTDQGQITASPLSYPGVLQCGPMGNTDQRGAALQDFTVTVIDQNTTFSSFSRTAQGDNILDPNALVLSYPILSASFFQASPPQVPNQGYSLAPSYLEESQVYYNEFNSLGPLMPGELGQCLQACGSVSSSGGQASALQPEMVMMPKEIQSTNVQTPFSTSAIYYATPAQDKPDTILQVAKKETTLGLTAACQTLCLLQSPDLWNASMQDVQKSLPVHGDWSLTAPIDSPSEFLPLTPAPILVQTENNNLDLMTDDLLTPLDAYEGIKENQDPSLLPLAHANMQQALNYTDSGILKQKLSPDNATLGSSSLGQDEPGVLQSAMGSSMDFADMTTLVADIHLPRLFNSITDMNPLQDPTATLYKDISRDQVQESSSNISVPVDQVRKDGQKASDVLDGSPQARIQLQDLEEEEAMGSAGSSEGAIDNMPKNLEDKAQKATPSMPSRARAQGQDKTKRSRENKCKKTEELKQSRNRVKADENTTMPKNQRKRNPPELSHNSFKKPRTHLGMHMLESVQVFHPLGKKSEKKTGISSSRARLNFSSNKDPRTGPATTSLLDVPCNGRGPGKTPSNAQKTERNAYRECHPSPSQYKLPPPGKVKLVPLAFPALDMPQTRPISKKPLPLASHRAPALYPVRPHSDSAQSTTLKPSKPAPASTSLMASDKPVLPIPTSAIRDNITNPIQSCTGPQPAVCRPVSYRASSDPSLQRELASADKNKAPSPPKPQIQYLLQDFSHQPIPWRKVDIPGPVISQPITQEQRPEREAMKRRAQQERENAAKYTSLGKPQLFLQREKDMEISRYFGYVM encoded by the exons ATGGCag aaaatttCCAAAGTGCACCTTTCTTTGGAAAAGAATGTGTTCTGCAGCCCTCTGTGCCTGGGCTGAGGAATGCCATGCCCTTAGCAGGAAGTGTGTGCAACTTCTCCAGGGTCTCTATTCCAGCTGTGAGTGCAGCATGGCTCCTGCCATCAGACTCCAGCACTTGTTGCCAGCAGCTCGTGGACAGTGCCTACCCCTACCTACCAGTTGGCACAACCATGGTGACTGCATTGACTGACCAGGGCCAGATCACTGCCTCACCACTCTCCTATCCAGGTGTTCTGCAGTGTGGTCCCATGGGAAACACTGACCAGAGGGGAGCTGCACTCCAGGACTTCACTGTAACTGTCATTGATCAGAATACcacattctcctccttctctaggaCAGCCCAgggtgataatattttagatcccAATGCCTTAGTCCTCTCCTATCCAATACTTTCTGCCAGCTTTTTTCAGGCCTCACCACCACAGGTACCAAATCAGGGATACAGCCTAGCACCTTCCTACCTGGAGGAAAGCCAGGTCTATTACAATGAATTCAACAGCCTGGGCCCACTGATGCCTGGAGAACTTGGGCAGTGCCTGCAGGCCTGTGGCTCTGTGTCCTCCTCTGGGGGTCAGGCCTCTGCCTTGCAACCAGAGATGGTGATGATGCCAAAGGAGATTCAGTCAACAAATGTCCAAACACCCTTCTCCACATCTGCCATCTACTATGCCACACCTGCTCAAGACAAGCCAGACACCATTCTTCAAG tgGCGAAAAAGGAGACAACCCTGGGATTGACAGCTGCATGCCAGACACTCTGTCTGCTGCAGAGTCCAGACCTCTGGAATGCCAGCATGCAGGATGTTCAGAAGTCACTACCTGTCCATGGGGACTGGTCATTAACTGCCCCCatagacagtccttcagaattcctgcccTTGACTCCTGCCCCAATCTTGGTACAAACAGAGAATAACAACTTGGATTTGATGACAGATGATCTATTAACACCTCTGGATGCCTATGAgggcataaaagaaaaccaagacccaTCACTTCTCCCTTTAGCACATGCCAACATGCAGCAGGCCCTGAACTACACTGATTCAGGGATCCTAAaacagaagctttctcctgaCAATGCCACCTTGGGAAGCAGTAGCcttggtcaggatgagcctggggTGCTGCAGAGTGCGATGGgctccagcatggactttgcagacatgactacactGGTGGCAGATATTCACCTTCCCAGACTCTTCAACTCAATCACTGATATGAACCCATTGCAAGATCCCACAGCAACCCTATACAAAGACATCAGTAGAGATCAGGTCCAGGAAAGCTCCAGCAACATCAGTGTACCCGTGGACCAAGTGAGAAAGGATGGCCAGAAAGCCTCTGATGTGCTAGATGGGTCTCCTCAGGCCAGAATCCAGCTCCAGgacctggaggaagaagaggctaTGGGCAGTGCTGGGTCCAGTGAAGGGGCTATTGACAACATGCCTAAGAACTTGGAGGACAAAGCCCAGAAAGCCACACCCAGCATGCCCAGCAGAGCAAGGGCTCAGGGGCAAGACAAGACCAAGAGATCCAGAGAAAACAAGTGCAAGAAAACAGAGGAGCTCAAGCAGTCAAGGAACAGAGTCAAGGCAGACGAAAACACCACCATGCCAAAGaaccagaggaagaggaatccaCCTGAGCTCAGCCACAACAGCTTTAAAAAGCCTCGAACTCACCTCGGCATGCACATGCTAGAATCCGTGCAAGTCTTTCACCCACTGGGGaagaagagtgagaagaaaaCTGGCATCTCTTCCTCCCGGGCTCGGCTAAACTTCAGCAGCAACAAAGATCCCAGGACAGGCCCAGCCACCACATCACTTCTGGATGTGCCATGTAATGGCCGAGGCCCTGGTAAAACCCCAAGCAAtgctcagaaaacagagagaaatgcttaCAGGGAGTGTCATCCATCTCCATCCCAGTATAAGCTGCCCCCACCTGGCAAGGTCAAATTAGTACCTCTAGCTTTTCCAGCCCTGGACATGCCACAAACAAGACCTATTTCTAAAAAGCCTCTCCCCCTGGCTTCACACAGGGCCCCTGCACTGTACCCTGTGAGACCTCATTCTGACTCAGCTCAGTCTACCACACTCAAGCCATCTAAACCAGCTCCTGCCAGCACTTCTTTGATGGCCTCTGACAAGCCAGTTCTGCCTATTCCTACCAGTGCCATACGAGATAACATAACCAACCCCATCCAGTCTTGCACTGGGCCTCAGCCAGCTGTCTGTAGGCCAGTATCCTACAGGGCATCATCTGACCCTTCACTACAGAGGGAGCTTGCCTCTGCTGACAAGAACaaggccccatcacctcccaaaccTCAAATCCAATATCTACTGCAAGACTTCAGCCACCAACCAATTCCATGGAGGAAAGTCGACATTCCAGGGCCAGTCATCTCACAGCCCATCACACAagagcagagaccagagagggaggccatgaagaggcgggctcaacaggagagagaaaatgcTGCCAAGTACACCTCTCTGGGAAAACCGCAGCTTTTCCTTCAGAGGGAGAAGGATATGGAAATTTCCAGATATTTTGGCTATGTCATGTAA